The following proteins are encoded in a genomic region of Leifsonia psychrotolerans:
- a CDS encoding nitroreductase/quinone reductase family protein, whose translation MSIRYRATDLSMKLMSASHRALLAVTGGRLGWKIGAMPAVELHTIGRSTGHRRSIMLTAPLHDEERYILVASKGGDDRQPQWYLNLVAHPDIELTVRGQTMRMHARTATAAERADLWPQIVAVYGGYAGYQVKTEREIPVVICEPVVD comes from the coding sequence ATGAGCATCCGTTATCGGGCGACCGACCTGAGCATGAAACTGATGAGCGCGTCGCATCGCGCGTTGCTGGCGGTCACCGGCGGTCGACTCGGCTGGAAAATCGGCGCGATGCCGGCCGTCGAACTGCACACCATCGGTCGTTCGACGGGACACCGCCGCTCGATAATGCTCACCGCACCCCTGCACGACGAGGAGAGGTACATCCTGGTCGCGTCCAAGGGTGGTGACGATCGGCAACCGCAGTGGTATTTGAACCTGGTTGCACATCCCGACATCGAGTTGACCGTACGCGGGCAGACGATGCGCATGCATGCGCGCACCGCGACGGCCGCCGAGCGGGCTGACCTCTGGCCTCAAATTGTCGCGGTGTACGGCGGTTACGCGGGATATCAAGTGAAAACCGAGCGCGAGATTCCCGTGGTCATCTGCGAGCCAGTCGTCGACTGA
- a CDS encoding PLDc N-terminal domain-containing protein → MKKQMKKKQRWEDLSPSQKVATVVAGTIQIALALSAWVDLAQRPADEVNGPKGLWGVLIAVNFIGPIAYFVGGRRRSS, encoded by the coding sequence GTGAAGAAGCAGATGAAGAAGAAGCAGCGCTGGGAAGACCTGAGCCCGTCGCAGAAAGTCGCGACGGTCGTCGCTGGAACAATTCAGATCGCCTTGGCGCTTTCGGCCTGGGTTGACCTTGCTCAGCGTCCGGCTGACGAGGTCAACGGACCCAAGGGCCTGTGGGGCGTCCTCATCGCGGTCAACTTCATCGGCCCAATTGCATACTTCGTGGGTGGGCGTCGCCGCTCGAGCTGA
- a CDS encoding Ppx/GppA phosphatase family protein, translating into MARVAAIDCGTNTIRLLIADIAGRERHEGHDGHGGQGGLRDVVRTLEVVRLGEGVDRTGRFADAALERTLAVTRRYAEICREHEVERIRFVATSATRDAANRADFTDAVLDILGVPAEVIPGTEEAALSFRGALTALPHPDAAARHLIVDLGGGSTELVLGGSAPDAAYSMDIGCVRLTERSVHSDPPIETELAGIRRDVTAALDVAAGIVDLSQTTDVIGVAGTITTITAHALGLTRYDPQTINGSRLPLHTVLAACESLAGLPRAERAALPYMHPGRVDVIAAGATIWSTILRRVAEATSAVGRPLEFVTTSEHDILDGVALSLVP; encoded by the coding sequence ATGGCCCGAGTCGCCGCTATTGACTGTGGAACGAACACGATCCGCCTGCTCATTGCCGACATCGCGGGGCGAGAGCGGCACGAGGGGCACGACGGGCACGGTGGGCAGGGTGGCCTCCGCGACGTCGTGCGTACTCTGGAGGTGGTGCGGCTGGGGGAGGGCGTCGATCGCACCGGGCGCTTCGCCGACGCCGCGCTGGAGCGCACTCTCGCGGTGACCCGCCGCTACGCCGAAATTTGCCGCGAACACGAGGTGGAGCGGATCCGTTTCGTCGCGACCTCGGCGACCCGGGATGCCGCCAACCGCGCCGATTTCACCGACGCTGTGCTGGACATCCTCGGGGTACCCGCCGAGGTCATCCCCGGCACCGAAGAGGCTGCTCTCTCCTTTCGCGGTGCTCTCACCGCGTTGCCTCACCCGGATGCCGCAGCCCGCCACCTCATCGTCGATCTCGGCGGCGGCTCGACCGAGCTCGTGCTCGGCGGCAGCGCGCCCGACGCGGCATATTCGATGGACATCGGTTGCGTGCGTTTGACCGAACGTAGTGTGCACTCCGACCCGCCTATCGAAACCGAGCTGGCGGGCATCCGTCGTGATGTCACGGCGGCCCTCGACGTGGCGGCCGGCATCGTGGATCTCTCACAGACAACGGATGTGATCGGTGTGGCCGGAACCATCACCACCATCACCGCGCACGCGCTCGGCCTCACCCGCTACGACCCGCAGACCATCAACGGTAGCCGCCTGCCGCTGCACACCGTGCTTGCCGCCTGCGAATCTCTCGCCGGCCTGCCCCGGGCCGAACGAGCGGCGCTGCCCTACATGCATCCGGGCCGGGTTGACGTGATCGCAGCCGGCGCGACGATCTGGTCGACGATCCTGCGCCGGGTCGCGGAGGCCACGTCCGCGGTCGGTCGGCCCCTCGAGTTCGTGACCACGAGCGAGCACGACATTCTCGACGGCGTCGCACTGTCGCTCGTGCCGTAG